The following nucleotide sequence is from Anguilla rostrata isolate EN2019 chromosome 3, ASM1855537v3, whole genome shotgun sequence.
TTTGAAAACTGAAGCCTCACTTCGAAGACCCATCTCATAGCACTGTTTACCTGGCATTTGtggtttaaaaagtaattttatgGAGTTTAATAACATAACAAAAGGACACAAAGGAgcattttgattttaatatATAGAACCCAATAATTCTAAGGTCCTAAAATAGACACATTTTTAGACAGTTAGTAGGGCCCTGTTCTGTTTCCCCGATGTAAACAATTCTcagttcaggttcaggttcaggttctaAATTGAACTGTAACTGAAATGTTTCTGATTACAGCATTGTTGACCAAATTAGTTGAACCATTATTAAATCAGTTTCTTACCTTTGCTAAACTTCAGCTAAGCATTTTAGCTCCCCCAAGATGGAGAACCCAGGTTTTAGGCCAGGATCACATCATTTAATCCCGTCTTAtcttcaggagaaaaaaaaaatcaagcccCATCCAGAGATCGTAGATAAACTTTGCTAAAACAAACCTACCCAGCTTAGCTCCAGGCTGCAGGGCTACAGGTCAGCAGTACTTAGCAGTAATTTACCAATGAATTAGGTATTGTGTACGGTATGATACAtgttggaaaaaaatgacaaaacatttttttaaacaaagcaatttatacaatacattttacagaacaCCTGAAGACCAGACTTCACAATCATgctttattctgattttttttaaataagggtCAAATAAAAGGATTCCTTCTATTTTCGACAGGTCTCATGAACACTACATTGTCCAAAAGTCCTCCTTGGGGGTACAGCTGTACACCTCACAACTCCACCACAGGAAGAGGTACTAAAATGATCATTTActatgttgtttttcttcattttaaatatcatcGGCgattaaaacaaaacactgattGTCAACACAAAATATAGCTTAGCACCAGTACATTAAAACTGTACTTTTGcatattaaaatactgtatgcaAGGAGGGGAAAACAGTTATAATACACACACTTCAAATAAAGCACCAAACATTCAAAGTcctattaaatcatttttttgccAGGATAAGGAACAagttaattataattattattattgttgttattattattagtagtggTAATCAGACCCACCCACAAGCAGGGAGGGGGATGAAAAGCTTTCAGGGGCCcaatagataataataataataataataataataataataataataataataataaaattaagcaAGGACACCAActgaccatttaaaaataaaacacacatcgGCTTCCATCGGCCATGGCCAAAATCATTACGCCAGGACGGGTCAAGGTGATTGGAGGGTTCACACAAGGTCATTTGTTCTTCCCAGTCTAAGGTGCAGGGTGCAGCCATGTCACACCAGCATGCGAGGAACCCATCCCATCTGTACTTGGGGAACTGAAAGAACGTCAAGCATTTGCAAGGGTTTCCCACCGTTATACATGAGGGGGGGTGAATCACaggaagaacttgactgcaTTAAGACAGTGCGATCAAGCCCTACATCTGCGCTAATCTATAAATGCTTATTGATCTACAGGCATATCATCtatttgggggaggggcaggagtggcCTTTCTTACAATAACTTAAATGCAGACACTGAAGGAGATCAGTGGGAAGCAGAACATTCATTTATAAAGAAAACCCTTTTTTGGTTATCAGTCAGAAAGAACCacttttgtctcttttttttttttttttttttgagatgcTTCTTCCAAAGTGGAATTAATACCATCACAGACTGGGCAAAAACACATACAACTTCAAACTGTACAGGAACGTGGTCTGTGAGCAAATACTGACCCAGTGACCTGAGGGGCGTGTGGTTGGCTacggtggggggcgggggggggtgttcttgAACATGGATTTCACTGGTTAGCAGAGAACCCATCTGGCCCAATGGCCCTCTGACCAGTTGGCTGAGCTTAAGCCTCTTAGCTGCACATAAGAGTTTACCAAGATAAAAGACTGGGATTATCTCTGAAAACATTCGgtttttctcaaaaacaaacacccacGAAAACCTTGTCATATCAACAGTACATTACAATATTATACATTACAGTCCAAAATGTGTTAACCCTGATGGcaagatatacatatataataattCTATATACATATAAGCatataaaaaaggttttaaaacatttattggaTACTGAAAAATACCTACAGGATTGAAACGTGAAAGTTCAACTGTCCCTACCACGAATTCTTCTCCACAGGATGGTAACGTAGCAGTCAGTCTCTAGCATTAAGTCTTCACTGCAAGGAGACCAAGatgtgtcatgtgacacatgCCACCCTGAACTAATATTCAGAAATGTACACGTCCAGAGGTTTGCATCTCCCTGCTAACGTGAAAAACActgtctgtatctgtgcatCATTGTTGCCACGGCAGCACCTCAGCACACCAGACAGGCGATCTCTCACCTTTCCTCCTTTTTGTGTGATTTCTTACTCTTGGAGGACTGGGAACTGGAATCCGCTTTTGGGCAGATTAGGGTGGCTGTGGGAGGCTGGCACCCCAGGGGCCCGGGCGTGTCCGAAGACTCCGCCTCCAGGAAGTGCAGAGAGGAGcccagcagctcctgcagttCCGTCACGCAACGCACCAGCTCCACCTGTCCGCCCGCGTCCTCGTCCTCCCCGGCCCGGGGGTCCTCCGGGGCCGGCGTCACCTGACTGATGGACACCTGCCTGCACAGCTCCGCCCACGAGATGCTCACCACTTCCAGGTGAGGGTACCGCGCCCGGAATATCCGAGCGGACATCTTGAGCCGCTTCAGGACGTCCGACAGCAGGAACCAATTGCAGAAGCTGCAAGAGGGCAAAGGAACAGATGCACAACAGCTGTGACTTAAAAACAACCCCTGCTTACTACAGCTACATTTTCACACTACACAGCCATTTGGGTCCTTTGGCATATGCAGCATCCTTTTAAATGAAGCACGTTTTAGGCATGAAGTAACTCTGAAGATGAGCTCATAATTCAGTTTCAGTATTCGACTTGGTTTACTTATCAATATTTTTCCAAGATAGTCAAGCTATTCAAGCTGTTGAAGATACAAACGTGTCACTAGCAACTCACTCACCCCTGTGACAGTGACACCTGGACGTGGTAACAGGGTAACAGGGGCTCTGAGGAAAACTCAAACAGGAAGCAGTCGTCCTCTGCTCTCGCCTCCTtccgcccctcctccacctcaggGAACGAGAGCAGGAAGTCCCAGCATGCCTCCTGTCCGgcttctgaaaataatttttccgCTGTGAACACGATGGTTAATTTCCCCCTAACGCACACTACTCTAAAACAGGGGGAACCAACAATGTTCCTGAgaaatctaccatcctgtaggttttcactcaaaccctaaaaaaagcacacctctttcaacagctagagatctcgttgagctgctaattcgTAGAATCAGGCGTTCCAAATTAGGGTAGAAGTGAAAACATGCGcgacgatagatctccaggaacagagttggctGCCATTGCTCTAAAGGATCGAAACATCTGCTTACAACAGGTATAGCCCTCCCTCTAGTGGATGCTTTGTTTAGGTACAACCGTATCCCAATAGCAAACTGTCCTCAAAATGGACACGGATTAAGCAGACCGGCTTTATCACCTGACCTTGTAACTATAATTAAAGTCTTATtagagcataaataaataaataagtaaataaaaacaacgaTGTTAATCTTTAAGGTGACATGACACACGATGTGGGATTTGCCTCTcaccaaacacagcactgctgtagaactcccagtgcatgctgggatccTGCCCGTTACGCCCTTCCAAATCCGCAAAGTATTCTggaatggaacaaaaaaaggcaGATTCACCCTGAAATTCACTGACATTCCAAACAGCCCCAGGAACTCATTTAAGAAGAGATCAGAGTTTGGGTCGattcaatttaaattcagttgTTTCTGAAAATTAATTGCTATCCAATGCATGTCTTGGAAAATGCCCAAAATGGCCTCTGatgatattttcaaataatgaactgaatttcaattcTCGAATGCTTCAACTGGCCAAATTCAAACAGAACGGACACCAGACTGGAGAGCGATTCGGAGCTTTGTACACAAACAGAAGGCCCGCCACTCGCAGGCTTCTGAAGCGATGCCTGAAGCCAGACGGTTACCGCTGAGGAAGGTCTTCATGCTGCTGCTCTGAGCGAGTTTGACGGCGGTCTGTCCGGAGTAGGTGGCCAGCGTAGGGTCCGCCCCTCGATTCAGCAGCATCCACACCGCGGGCAGGTTGTCGCTCGCCACCGCATCATGAATTGGCCTGCACAGGGACCTCAAACGTTAGGCACTTACAGCAATGCGTTATCAGGTAACAAATAATATGGCAAGCATTCATCAGGTGTCCATATCGCCTTCataaagggttaaaggtcagCGGTCAGGCAGTAATACATTTGCTTGCCGCTGATGTACTCCTGGGGTCTCAAATACAAACCCTGGAGGGGTTGCAGTGTCTCTTCGTTTCAGcacttaaattaatttaagtcactAACTAAAGAacccacacaccttgtttccaaggccaaACTTGGCAGCTAATTAACAGTAAACCACAAAAACCATTTGCACTGCAATCCTGAAGTGTAAAAACCCTGTTAGAGACCTAATGTGACAAATAAAAGTGTCACTTAACAGTAAGGTAGCTTCTACGCTGTCTGTGTAATATTCTTCAAACATCCGCATCAAGCAGGTATGGCTGCGTAAACACCAGCAATTAGCATCAGTCAGTGAGTTCCATTTGTTGCACCTTAAGTATATACTCCTGAATATTGAAGAGGCAATGCTCTCATCCTTGCAcgaccaccccaccaccccccccaggctcaCCGTGTGCCGTCCTGTGCGCTGCAGTTGACGTCGGCTCCGTGCTCCAGCAGCACCTGAACGATCTGGGTCCAGCCTCTGGCACAGGCCTCGTGGAGCGCCGTGTAGCCCGCGTTGTCACGGCGATTCACCTCCCGCTCATCCTTCTCCAAACAGTACAGCACCACCTCCTACAGgattgtggggggagggggggggggtcaggagatCAAGGCTGTGTAAGTCAACACCACACTACAGGCAACATACAAGTGACTAACCCTCTCTGAGTGGAGAAGTCAGAGTTCAATTAAGTTCTCCTGCAAATGAGCGGATGAACGGCCTCAAGACGATCAGACAACCCGCAGACCTGCCCGTAAACACACCCCCGGCAGGGTgcgagacgggggggggagcccTGTGCACAGGCGGAGGGGCGGAGCGTTACCTGGTAACCCAATCTGGCGGCTCTCTGAAGCAGGGTCTCGCCGGCGTTCTTATTGACGATGAGCCGTCGGACCTCCGGGGGGACGGGACGGCCGGGGGGAGACTCCGGGGTCCGGCCCCTCCCCACGCCGCCTCTCCTGGCCGCGGAGGGAGACGGACGTCCCCTGAGAGGGGTGGGAAGGTCAGGAGGCTTCTTCACAGGAGAGCTGCCGCTATCGGAGACCAGGGGGGCGGAGCGCTTTCCGGAGCTGCCGCGTTTGGGCTTGAACTGgaattaagaattttttttttttgacatgaaagaaaaaaaaaaaaaaacgaattagCACGTGCTGGAGGTGTCACTGTAAGGACAGAGGTTCACAGTCAGTGAGCTCCTCACACAGAGAAGAGAAATATCTCGCTTCATTCCACAGGCCACACGAGGGCACTCTAAGCACgcttttgtggtttttttcccGATTAAACGGATTACTCACCCACAAAACATTCGGGTGAGTCAGGATGATCGTCAGAATGCTCTCTGAAACGCCGGCATCCAGAAAAGAGCCATTTTGTGACTCTCCCTTACCTTCCTCTCCTCGGTGTCACACAGGTGCTTGCTTTTGAACTTCCTCTTCCCCGAGGGTTTGTCCTGGGGCTCGGGGGAGGCGGGACGTTCCGAGTGACGCGCCGAACCGGAGCGGGTCTGCAGGGGCCTCCTGGGGGTCCTGTCCGGGCTGGCACCCCGACACGTCAGCGTGGCACTGAGTCGCGGATACAACCCAATCCTCTGatctacaaaacaaacaataataaaatcttcattatatttattattacactAAATAACtcatacagtcacacagttaCTGACTCAATAAATATACCCAGACACCTGTTACAGTAATAAGCCTGATACTTTATCTTGGCTGATGTGGAGTAAGCCAAGAAAAGAGAAGATGGATTACTGGCATGCAAATGATGTTTGGGAATGTCTTACGGAGATGAGTAATGCAATCAACACAAGACTGCACACTGGGAATGTGTGTACCATCAATGCTGAAACCAGCCAGTCTTCAGTAAGCAGTGCTAATCAAGGATCAGGTTTCCCCTGCCCACATCCTAACCTGGTCCATTATGAGCCAGCAGGCTAAATGAGCCCAGAGGAGCATTCCTACTCCTACACGTTTTATGAGTACGGTCCCAAGCTTCATCAGTTCAGCTTGTTCAGCATCCGTTCAATGTGGCCCAACcgttaaaatatcatttttattttcaaggttATACAAATACTCAACTTACAGAAGTGCTCAAAAACTCCAACTGACAATCAGTgctcattccaaaaaaaaaaacaaaaacaaaaacaaaaaaaaacacatggacatTTCAGGTATGCCTTCATCAGCATGTGAGAGACACGCAAATCATCTgcttacatttagcagatgctcatcGCCAGAgaaatatctttaaaataagatatacaatcaatttatacagacataattcaggttaagtaccttactcaaggccacaacagcagtgcccccaCCCGGGAATGGAACCTGCAATCTCTGATTTACGAGCCCAGGTCTCTATCTATTATTCTGCATGGCTGCCCATAAATCTTACGATTATAAATGGAAGTATGCCcatgaaatccccccccccccagcaattATTATTCAGGGTACCTGTCCCAGCCCGGGTTGCTGGTCGTGTCGCGACACACCTCCCTTCCTCTTCTCCAGCCTTGTCTCTCTCCATGATATACTCCCCATTCTggtacttcctgttcctgcgtcgcttcctcttcttcctcggGCAGGCGTCTTCCTCAGCGACAGCGGGCGTGGGTTTTGCCGTCCCCACGCACCCTTGGTCAGGCAGCGGGTTGGTGCGTGGCCTGCCCCTCTTTCGCCGGACTTCGCCGGTTTGCGGGGCGGGAGGAGGGACCTTGGCGGCAGGGGGCAGATTCTTTTCCGCGGGCCGCCGCCCCCTCTTCTGCCTGGGTGGGCAGCTTGCCACGGGCCCCGCCTCCTTATTCAACCAGCCGGGGCTGCCTTGCAAAGCCGGAGCGTCCACCGCAGACCTGCCCTCATTACCTGTAGGAAGGAACAAATGTACCAGGACAGTCAGGACTCGTACCCAACCCAATCATTCCCATTAATGATTTCAGAACAGAACTGACTTGGTTTCATGACTGTTGTACTGAGTGAGCGCTAATTGTCCAAGGTGGGAGTCTAACCAAAAGCCCCAGGATTTCACACCTGAAGACACGTTTATTACCTGCTTTGATGTGAGGCGGCCGTGTGACATCAGTGAGGTTGCTCCATTCACTGCCCGTCTTCTCCCGCTCCTCGGTCGGTGGGGATGTAGCCACGTCCAGCTGGCCAGACTTCAGCACAGGTGCCCCTTGTTTCTTCTGCAACGATGCATAATAAAACTGAGCTAACAACACAGGTCACAAAACACTACAAAGTCTTTTCATCACAAAACTTTATTGACAcagtataattttttaatcGCAAAACTTTATTGACACAGTGTAATAAAAACTTTCCCTATACTCAAATGACTATTTTTTGAATATAGAACTAATTCTAAGCCTCCTTTCCTTTCTGCCCAGTTTTGAATGCCTAAGTGCATTTATCGATGCTCATTGCTGCGAGTTACTATTGATTTAACAGAGTACAGACAAGCATGTACTCTCCTCCGAATCACAGACATGATTCAGAGGAAGACACCTCATGTACAGCTTAATAGGCAAACCTGCAGGCACCAGACTGACCAGGAGGAATCACTATACCAACCTGTCCAACTGAAACTATCCCATCCCGGGGCAACACTAGGACCAACTGTGCATCTCCACAGTCGACCACAGCGAGCACTGGTACAGTCCAGATTCTAAACCAGAATGTGGGGCCCActcatgcactagaacagtgcgttaacaggatgagccaccaaACAACCCCTTCAAAGGGCAATTTTAGCTGGGAAAGAACTGCATGCTTTATGTGACAATTACATAAACATAtaaaagaacatgcaaactggTGATGAGAAATCATTCCATAAACACCCGTTCAATACTCAAGTCAATACTGCTGTTTCTGAATGGTTGGAAAGAAAATGGTTTCTTAAAATTCTCAATATGGATACAATTATTAGCCTTACTAGCCGCTGTATTCAAGTGTTTTTGTATCTTGTATGTTTGTTGAGATGAAAACTGACAAGAAACTGGCCAGCACCAGCAGATGACATgcagtacacaaaaaaaaaagaaaataagtctTACTTTTCGGCGATGAGGCCACTCTGAAGTGCTGTCCTCCTTTTCGCGTGATCTCTTTAAGCTCCTCACCATCTTTTTTGAGGACACCACAGATGATTTGTCAGCCTTACTCTGACTGACTTTCTTGTATTTGTTAACAGTGACTCCACCTTTGGAAGGGGGTGTCTCTCTGGTTGCAGTCAATTCTTTCCCCTGTTCAGCCACATCTGGATTTGGACCCTTGAGGATGGATAAAGCCATTCCCTCCAGTTTCACACAAGGAGAGAGGGTCTCAGGCACCGGCTTCTCCTCATCCCTTCGCAATTTTGTTTTGACGCCGTTTTTGTCAACTTGACCACTACCACCCAGTAGTTGAGCTTGGGCAACAAGTTTTGAGCTACCAGAGCGTTCTTCACTTCCTCCGTTTTCCTCAATGCGTTTCTCAGTGCTCTTCTCTCTGGGCTCAGCGATGCTCCCATTTTCTTGTTTGCCGGAGTTCTTAGCAGGCATTCCCTCTGTGGAATCGGTCTTgacttttccctctcttctcttcacAGGCCTGAATGGTGGGAATCCACTGGACGGAGTATCCTGGGGTCTGAAATTCATGTTCGCTACCTCAGGCTTTCTCAGGCCGGCTGAGGCTGCATTACAACACCCTTCATCACCAAGCGCAGATGTCTCCAGTGCCTTCTGCTTCACTATGGACTCAAGATTTGAGAGAGGAGACTTTGTTTTCCCCCACTTTTTCTCAGCCATCTTGGATGGGCTTGGGTGACTGCTCTGAAACAGAGGGCCTTTGCAACCCACAGTCACCCGTAACTTGGGAGTCACCTGGATCATCTTCTGCTTGACTGTAGACCCTTGGTGGGGAAGAGGAACTGGCTGGTTCCGTGCAGGATTGTCAATGGTGGGAGAAAGTGTAACCATTCTTTTCCCACCACTGAGCTTACAGTGAGGATTCGAGCCAGGAGAGATGGACAAAACTGTAGTGATGCTATCTTTAGGTGTAGTAGGTGTACCAACCTGTGTTCTGGGTACACAGGCATTGTCGGAATACTTGGATCCAAGGGTGTGCTGGGCGTCCTTCACTACAGATGGTCCCTTCATAGCTCTAGAGACCTGCTGCTCCCCTTGGTCAATAATAGAAATAGTCACCTGTTTAGCAGTGCTCTGGAGATCTTCCACAAATGCACCTTTCCCATCCTTGCTGCGCAATGTGGAGGCTAATATGGGGCTGGCCACACCCACATAGGTGCCAGCTAAGTTGCTAGTGGAGCTGTTCGAACCTTTAGCCCAGGGCGTCGATGGTTTGTGGGCCTGATGATTCGGGAGTCGTGAGGCTTGCTTTGGAGGGGCGCCATTTCTCAGGGTTTCTgggaagatggagagaggacCTCCAAGCCCAAAAGTAGCAGGCACAGCCCTCTTTGGAGGGATGGGATCACCTCCCTTACCATCCTCTGAAAGGTGGCACTCTGCGGCTGAGGAGGCGTCTTGAGGTTCCTTCGTGGCTTTAGGACGTTTTGATTTTGACGACAAGTCAAGGGGCACATCCCTCACTTCAGTAACTGTATGTCCGTGCACAACAGCACATTGAGCCTTGAGTCTTGAGCACACTGCGGGTGCCTTGCCCATACCTTGGTGAGACGGGCTCTTCTCCAAGTGGTTCAGTAGCCTACTGTGTGTGGAGACAAtggctggaggggtggggggagacacTGAAACAGGGGGTGGAGGAGCAAGGCCCGACGTCAACTGCTTCAGTGGCCGAGCAGTGATGGGCGAGGCCACGGAATGCAGGGGTGAGCTGTGTTCTGCTCCCGCATTGGAATTCTTGCTGCCAGAGACAGGCCCATGCTTGTTTTTATGTGCTGCTGTTGAAGGCGGCCGGGCTTCGGGTGCAGGGGCTTTGGCCACAGAGAAGTGGTAAGGGTAGGTCTGGAGGTTTGGGGCAACGCCAGAGCTTGAAGTCTGTGGCCGGCACTCTACATGAAGCTGGCTGCCTGCGGTCTCCCTCAGAGCCGCAATCTGGCCCAAGCCAGGGGGCAGGGTGATCTTGCACAGCGGGGGGCTGAAGGTAGTGGATGGAAGGAAGGCGACTGGCTGGCCTGGTTTGAAAAGCGAAGAGCACTGGAAACCCGCCGGAAGGCTGATGACAGACTGGGCCTGCGAGTTTGTCCTCTTGCTTGGGGTCACGCCACCATGACTTGAGTTCGGGGGTGGTTTTTTGCTACACGTCCATTGCTGTGTGGGAAAACTTGGAGAGCCATCCACAGCAGGCTTGGGCACCTCTACGGTCTTGCGCAACGATGCAACGTTCACAGGGGCGGGGCCTATCAATAGGGCACCTTCATGCTGGGGACAAGAGGGAACTTCAGGACGGGGATTCAGACCACTGTCTTCTGAAGAAAAATCTGAAGCTTTGCAGTCCATTGCCGTTGCTATGGTGGTTTGCTGGCTGAGAGGCCCATCTCCCCTGAGTTCTGGGGGCAGTGTCTGGGGTGGGTTCCCCACCATGCTCACAGATGCCCTGTTCGGAGCACCAGTCTCTTTGATCACTGGGCTTCCATCCCCTACATTCATCGAAGTAGGATCCACCTGGATAACGACGGGGTTACAAAGCCCACATTCAGTGATCACACCAGTCTCCATGAGTCTCACACCATCTacactccctctccacctcaaaGCTCAATCGGCTCTtccccacatacaaacaaaatccAGAACCTCAGTGAAGTCAAAATAATCAGGCATAGAGCGACTGGCCTTTAAGACTACATGTGGGACAAACACTGATAGCACACAGGCCTACCCATCAGAACGCCTTTCCTGGGACACCTATTAGTGGAGGAATTTCCCTCAAATAATCTTTCACTCTGCTCTTATGTGGACCTAAGATAACTAAATGAAAAGTAAGTGCTTTATTTGTAAGTACTATAAATCTCTACTGTGCTCAAGGAAGAACATGTTACCTGCATAAGAGTGCTGTTAACACAACATTCCTTAGGAGTCGCTGATCTCAGGCCTGTATTGGCGAATGCTTCTTCTGTACACGGAGCTGcactgctgaacacagaaagaacaaaaaaataaataaaaatgagcgTACGTGTAACTACACtatagtggtgaaagaatatctTGTTGCGGCCATGTATTTTCTTTGCCCGCATATTTAGAATCACTATTCGTAGGCGCTTCCCACTGCTGCAATATCCTCAATCAATctgtgagcttcaaaaacacaCCTCTGCTGAAACACAGGTACCAGAGCCTATCGACCTAGTCTTAATTGAACTGCTCAGTTTTCCAGGTGGAAACCTAAACTGCAACAGTTTTTATGTGCGAGGACCTTTAATACAAAACCTCTATTTTGTATTAAACTGTACAGAACCAAATCTACCAGGTAAAGTGCTGCTATCGAGAAACACAACCATACAATAGCTACCCTCACCCAGTACCACACATCTAGGGTGAATTCTGAGCAATGTTTGGTAATGaagccaattaaaaataaagttgtagTTAGATTACTGAATCCTTTTAGACAAACCTCACCATCCACAGGCACTGATGTTAACTGGATTGTGTACAATTTTTCCTACTGAATTAACCCATAATCTGGTTTGAATACATCTAAATATGAATATTCCCCTTAATGGAATATTCATTCCATTGCTGGTGGAGAAATAAGGGACCACACCACCAGCAATAAATACCTGTTACAATACATTGccatatatttatcattatcattaatgTACATCTATCCTTATATTCTGTCCTTTATTGTCTTAACACCAATGAAAAGCCAACAGTATCCATGACCAGAACACCCATAGCACTACACTGGACTACTGTGAGAATAACTGCATAGTTTTAGAACACTTGTCATAATATGAGGTGCTTGGATTTGTCTCTTTCTTAACAATTAGGGTAAATGTTCAGGGTGTGGGGTTGCAAGGAAACTTCCTGTGTGTAAGAGAAGCTTCCTCCCTTGAAATGTCTCAATTCAAATAACGTTTTAAAGTTTTTCTCCTAGAAAGGCAGGACCTCATTAAAAAGCGCAAATTTTGCACAGTTGGCATCAAGATAACAAATGAATTCTTATGAATTAGGCTTTGTATTTCACACAACCAACAGTATACAGttgcagaacaaaaaataattcgGCAAATAATCAAGGGTTACATTATTTTAGTTTGAAACTTAAAATTGACAGAACTTTTCAGTGTGAGTTCAAGGGTTTAGTTAATGGGTAGCTAGAATGGGATGAACAAGAGCAAGCAAAGATAAAACACTTTCAAGTCAGCAGTCACAATGACAAggagaaaacaggaaagaagAAATACAGCATTGTTGTTTGCCACTCTTAACCCTTAGCATGTCCCATTACTCCTACCACCTCAGACAAAACAAGTCATGTATCAATGATCTCTCTATGACCTCTCATTATTCATGGTTAATGCTGCACAGGTGGATACAGACAGCCCTCACCCAATTATTCTGCCGTAGAGAAGTGGGGCTGAGGCCATGGcaggcggttggggggggggggtgttaattTGGTCAAGAGAGTGATGCTTTCTTCCCTACATTGGTCATGGGCATAATGTTGCACGCTGTGGTAACAACCCCCCTTCCCCTAACAGTAACAGCCTCCCATGTGAGCCCACTGAATTCCAAAGGGGAATCCAACATTTTACTTGAGATTTGTTTCATTCGGCACAACTTCTGACTTCAACTTCTTTCACAAACAATATCTCCGCAGTCATCATCCATGTAAATCGCATGTGTGATGGATCTCAGTTCAGGTTTCTGCACAAAAATCCGAGTTAAAATGAAACGTCTGGTTGGCACTACAACCTCAAAGCGATCGcataatgcaaaaaatgcaagGTCGTCCTTTACATTCGCTACAAATATGACATGTCTCGCGCTGTTTCTATATAAAAAGCAGG
It contains:
- the bcorl1 gene encoding BCL-6 corepressor-like protein 1 isoform X5; the protein is MLTVCDVSSAAPCTEEAFANTGLRSATPKECCVNSTLMQVDPTSMNVGDGSPVIKETGAPNRASVSMVGNPPQTLPPELRGDGPLSQQTTIATAMDCKASDFSSEDSGLNPRPEVPSCPQHEGALLIGPAPVNVASLRKTVEVPKPAVDGSPSFPTQQWTCSKKPPPNSSHGGVTPSKRTNSQAQSVISLPAGFQCSSLFKPGQPVAFLPSTTFSPPLCKITLPPGLGQIAALRETAGSQLHVECRPQTSSSGVAPNLQTYPYHFSVAKAPAPEARPPSTAAHKNKHGPVSGSKNSNAGAEHSSPLHSVASPITARPLKQLTSGLAPPPPVSVSPPTPPAIVSTHSRLLNHLEKSPSHQGMGKAPAVCSRLKAQCAVVHGHTVTEVRDVPLDLSSKSKRPKATKEPQDASSAAECHLSEDGKGGDPIPPKRAVPATFGLGGPLSIFPETLRNGAPPKQASRLPNHQAHKPSTPWAKGSNSSTSNLAGTYVGVASPILASTLRSKDGKGAFVEDLQSTAKQVTISIIDQGEQQVSRAMKGPSVVKDAQHTLGSKYSDNACVPRTQVGTPTTPKDSITTVLSISPGSNPHCKLSGGKRMVTLSPTIDNPARNQPVPLPHQGSTVKQKMIQVTPKLRVTVGCKGPLFQSSHPSPSKMAEKKWGKTKSPLSNLESIVKQKALETSALGDEGCCNAASAGLRKPEVANMNFRPQDTPSSGFPPFRPVKRREGKVKTDSTEGMPAKNSGKQENGSIAEPREKSTEKRIEENGGSEERSGSSKLVAQAQLLGGSGQVDKNGVKTKLRRDEEKPVPETLSPCVKLEGMALSILKGPNPDVAEQGKELTATRETPPSKGGVTVNKYKKVSQSKADKSSVVSSKKMVRSLKRSREKEDSTSEWPHRRKKKQGAPVLKSGQLDVATSPPTEEREKTGSEWSNLTDVTRPPHIKAGNEGRSAVDAPALQGSPGWLNKEAGPVASCPPRQKRGRRPAEKNLPPAAKVPPPAPQTGEVRRKRGRPRTNPLPDQGCVGTAKPTPAVAEEDACPRKKRKRRRNRKYQNGEYIMERDKAGEEEGRCVATRPATRAGTDQRIGLYPRLSATLTCRGASPDRTPRRPLQTRSGSARHSERPASPEPQDKPSGKRKFKSKHLCDTEERKFKPKRGSSGKRSAPLVSDSGSSPVKKPPDLPTPLRGRPSPSAARRGGVGRGRTPESPPGRPVPPEVRRLIVNKNAGETLLQRAARLGYQEVVLYCLEKDEREVNRRDNAGYTALHEACARGWTQIVQVLLEHGADVNCSAQDGTRPIHDAVASDNLPAVWMLLNRGADPTLATYSGQTAVKLAQSSSMKTFLSEYFADLEGRNGQDPSMHWEFYSSAVFEAGQEACWDFLLSFPEVEEGRKEARAEDDCFLFEFSSEPLLPCYHVQVSLSQGFCNWFLLSDVLKRLKMSARIFRARYPHLEVVSISWAELCRQVSISQVTPAPEDPRAGEDEDAGGQVELVRCVTELQELLGSSLHFLEAESSDTPGPLGCQPPTATLICPKADSSSQSSKSKKSHKKEESEDLMLETDCYVTILWRRIRGRDS